A single window of Chitinivibrio alkaliphilus ACht1 DNA harbors:
- a CDS encoding oligosaccharide flippase family protein — MGLRQKTISALLWSTVERVGNQGIVFLVTLILARILVPEDFGLIGILMVFVRVSEALINNGFGQAIIQKKSVTDNDLMTTFVLSVGASLILYLILFVSAPFVADFYNEPLLFRLLQVMGFVIVLDAFVVIQRVQFEKNLDFKTISKATVSSSIVGGLGALLCAIIGFGVWSLVCMMVLQKIVLAVMLWLHSSWKPRGAVSRESFIWNIVALAT, encoded by the coding sequence ATGGGACTCAGACAAAAGACGATCTCAGCCCTTCTATGGAGCACCGTTGAACGTGTTGGTAATCAAGGGATCGTATTCCTAGTAACTCTCATACTTGCACGAATACTTGTCCCTGAGGATTTTGGGCTTATAGGGATACTAATGGTGTTTGTTCGTGTTTCAGAAGCATTGATAAATAATGGTTTTGGGCAGGCAATAATACAAAAAAAGAGTGTCACAGACAACGATTTGATGACGACGTTTGTGCTCTCCGTTGGGGCTTCGCTCATACTCTATCTCATTCTATTTGTATCTGCACCATTTGTTGCTGATTTTTATAATGAGCCTCTATTATTCCGTCTATTACAGGTCATGGGGTTTGTTATTGTTCTTGATGCCTTTGTTGTTATTCAGCGTGTTCAGTTTGAAAAGAACCTTGACTTCAAGACTATTTCAAAAGCAACTGTCAGCTCTTCAATAGTGGGTGGGTTAGGTGCACTTCTGTGTGCCATTATTGGGTTTGGCGTATGGTCCCTTGTTTGTATGATGGTGCTTCAGAAAATTGTGTTGGCTGTGATGTTATGGCTTCATTCGAGCTGGAAACCTCGGGGGGCAGTATCTCGAGAATCCTTTATTTGGAATATTGTTGCATTAGCAACTTGA
- a CDS encoding NAD-dependent epimerase/dehydratase family protein, with amino-acid sequence MPRNFSYKGDHGVYVIAKNTAVDLIEHYRQEYGLKRFIFRLPTIYSYSPIDYFYVDGKKRMKAYRLMINQAINGEPIEMWGDPSKSHDIVYVKDFCQMICKGIIVDRESGIYNVGTGVPVSLKAQIEGMIQVFSPASKPSIITPRPDKPNSRSYKIDISKANIELGYEPKYDYISYLEDFKKEMEIKRYKGLHI; translated from the coding sequence ATGCCGAGAAACTTCTCATATAAAGGTGATCATGGAGTATATGTTATTGCTAAAAATACTGCAGTAGATCTGATCGAACATTATCGGCAAGAATATGGGCTTAAAAGGTTTATTTTTAGATTACCAACTATTTATTCGTACAGTCCAATAGATTATTTTTATGTGGATGGTAAGAAAAGAATGAAAGCATACAGACTGATGATTAATCAAGCAATTAACGGTGAGCCTATTGAAATGTGGGGGGACCCGAGTAAATCTCATGATATTGTTTATGTTAAAGATTTTTGCCAAATGATATGTAAGGGTATTATCGTTGATAGAGAGTCTGGGATATATAATGTTGGAACAGGAGTTCCCGTATCTTTAAAAGCGCAAATTGAGGGAATGATTCAAGTTTTTTCTCCTGCATCTAAGCCGTCAATAATTACTCCGAGGCCTGATAAACCAAATAGTCGATCTTATAAAATTGACATTAGTAAAGCTAACATTGAGTTAGGTTATGAACCCAAATACGATTACATTAGTTATTTGGAAGATTTTAAGAAAGAGATGGAAATTAAGCGATATAAAGGGCTACATATTTAA
- a CDS encoding NDP-sugar dehydratase or epimerase, whose protein sequence is MKKVLIFGATGHTGAYLTDYCLKNLDLTEYQIVAIGRKETDYFENKGIEYFSVDITKSECFDKLPTEYSIPKL, encoded by the coding sequence ATGAAAAAAGTGCTTATATTTGGAGCAACTGGGCATACTGGCGCTTACTTGACCGATTACTGCTTAAAAAACCTTGATTTAACAGAATATCAAATTGTCGCAATTGGGCGGAAAGAAACAGATTATTTTGAGAACAAGGGAATTGAATATTTTTCGGTAGATATAACTAAATCAGAGTGTTTTGATAAACTGCCGACAGAATACTCTATACCCAAACTATAA
- a CDS encoding ATP-grasp domain-containing protein, giving the protein MKKLLLLGGSTQQIPAIEYANKQGYHTVLCDYLPDNPGQHYVEKFYCVSTTDKEAILEVAKNECVDGIVAYASDPAAPTAAYVAEKLGLPTNPYKSVEILAFKDKFREFLRENNFNCPKAKGYSSLANAKQEINQFTFPVMVKPIDSSGSKGVVKVDKIEDFEDACKIAIDNSRSKKIIVEEFIVQDHDFMIAGDCFVIDGNVSFWGLLNSHRSTYVNPFVPIGTSYPLVISDKRLNLIKQETQKLFDLLDIHFGAFNIEIMIDRNDNLHFIEMGPRNGGNMIPDLLLMATGEDMVAATVELAMRRNYHFKSDVFLKKYISTHVLYSHENGAFVEVDYQNGIGKRL; this is encoded by the coding sequence GTGAAGAAACTTTTATTACTTGGAGGATCTACTCAACAGATACCTGCCATCGAATATGCAAATAAGCAAGGGTACCATACTGTTTTATGTGATTATTTGCCCGATAATCCGGGGCAACATTATGTAGAAAAATTTTATTGTGTAAGTACAACAGATAAAGAAGCAATACTTGAAGTTGCAAAAAACGAATGTGTAGACGGTATTGTGGCTTATGCGTCTGATCCCGCCGCTCCCACGGCTGCGTATGTAGCTGAAAAGCTTGGTTTACCAACTAATCCATACAAATCGGTTGAAATATTAGCTTTTAAGGATAAATTTAGGGAATTCTTAAGAGAGAATAACTTTAATTGTCCAAAGGCTAAAGGGTATTCGTCGCTGGCAAATGCAAAGCAGGAAATAAATCAATTTACTTTCCCAGTAATGGTGAAACCTATTGATTCATCAGGAAGTAAAGGTGTAGTCAAAGTTGATAAGATAGAAGACTTTGAAGATGCTTGCAAAATTGCTATAGATAATTCCAGAAGTAAAAAGATTATTGTTGAAGAATTTATTGTGCAAGATCATGACTTTATGATTGCGGGGGATTGTTTTGTTATAGATGGAAATGTGAGCTTTTGGGGCTTATTAAATAGTCACAGAAGTACTTATGTTAATCCCTTTGTTCCCATTGGAACAAGCTATCCTCTAGTAATAAGCGATAAAAGACTCAACTTGATAAAACAGGAAACTCAAAAGTTGTTTGATTTATTAGATATTCATTTCGGAGCATTTAATATTGAAATTATGATTGATAGAAATGATAACTTACACTTTATTGAGATGGGTCCAAGAAATGGTGGTAATATGATACCGGATCTTTTACTTATGGCAACAGGAGAAGATATGGTTGCTGCTACAGTTGAATTAGCAATGCGAAGGAATTATCACTTTAAAAGTGATGTTTTCCTCAAAAAATATATATCAACTCATGTTCTTTACTCTCATGAGAATGGAGCATTTGTAGAAGTTGACTATCAAAATGGTATTGGAAAAAGATTGTAA